The following are encoded together in the Macrobrachium rosenbergii isolate ZJJX-2024 chromosome 21, ASM4041242v1, whole genome shotgun sequence genome:
- the LOC136849537 gene encoding igE-binding protein-like has translation MVVDRSTRWPEATPMQEATASACAEALLSSWISRFGVPDYITTDRGPAFLSELWSTLACLLGTTHHTTTAYNPTANGLVERFHRSLKVSLMARCTTEDWKYQLPWVLLRLRTTPRVNGNPSTAEKIYSEPLVVPGGLVTEDRHNPSIQRLRDIVGKFTPCKRTFTDRSVAFTLSTHH, from the coding sequence atggtTGTCGACCGCTCAACCAGATGGCCCGAAGCTActcccatgcaggaagccaccgccagtgcgtgcgccgaggccctcctttccagctggatcagccggttcggcgtCCCAGActacataaccaccgacaggggccctgccttcctgtccgaattgtggtccaccctggcatgcctgctggggacaaCTCATCACActaccaccgcctacaaccccacagccaacggcttggtcgagcgtttccacaggtccctgaaggtgtccctcatggcccgctgcaccactgaggattggaaataccagctgccgtgggtcctcctcaggctgagaaccacccccagagtCAACGGCAACCCGTCCACAGCTGAGAAAATCTACAGCGAGCCTCTCGTAGTCCCAGGCGGATTAGTCacagaggaccgccacaacccatctATCCAGAGGCTTCGCGATATAGTCGGCAAGTTCACCCCCTGTAAGCGGACATTCACCGACAGATCAGTCGCCTTCACGCTGTCCACCCACCACTGA
- the LOC136849535 gene encoding uncharacterized protein — MMLVDTGAVRPIFALSGEDRKHSPDVAVFLTAAANGSPILSYGTRLLSNSILGRRYSWDFVVEDIRTPLLGVDNLAHFGLAVEVGRKRLLDTDSCQSLPLATGPSAPTICSIAPHQYAQLLKEVPDIFRPELRQVPRAPAKHGIYHHIKMKGPLQMQGYRGFPLGTFRRPRTPSPKWNRWEYSHKEHQRHIRAVLQRLQENGLVVRFDKCTFGAEKADFLGHEISPNGVRLLTSKVAAITRFPVPTSVKAIQEFLGMVNYYRRFIPETAHPMAPLTEILKGKPKSLVCGPSQQQALSLTKAALAEATALAHQDPSAPLQLTMDASSIACGAVLEQIVDGAPPPTSPLHSSAKSSTPRRPATAPLTGNSAQYTGQSSTSSSSWRSSPAQSNTPPGSKNSVADALSRIELNAVQLVINYEDLTWEQATDPETPAYRTAIMSLKWRDVSLAPVTTRYSTSSMGSPTPPAGRQPSC, encoded by the exons atgatgttggtcgacacaggggctgTTAGACCAATCTTTGCGCTATCCGGAGAGGACCGCAAGCACTCACCGGACGTGGCTGTCTTCCTGACAGccgccgccaacgggtcccccatcctctcctacggtaccaggctcctgtcgaactccatccttggccggagatattcctgggacttcgtcgttgAGGACATAAGGACCCCACTGCTGGGTGTGGATAaccttgcccacttcgggctggcagttgaAGTTGGTCGCAAGCGTCTCCTcgacactgactcctgccagtccctcccattggcaacgggacccagcgcgcctaccatctgctccatcgccccccaccagtacgcccagctgctgaaggaggtCCCCGACAtattcaggcccgagctccgccaagtaCCCAGggccccagcaaaacatggcatctaccaccacATAAAGATGAAGGGCCCCCTTCAAATGCAAGGTTacagaggcttccccctcggcaccttcaggaggccaagaacgccttcgccgaaatggaacagatgggaatat tCCCATAAAGAGCACCAGCGGCACATCCGggcggtcctgcagcgcctgcaggagaacggcctcgtcgtcagattcgacaagtgcaccttcggcgccgagaaagctgacttcctaggccatgagatatccccgaATGGTGTCCGCCTGCTCACATCAAAGGTTgcagccatcaccaggttccccgtccccacctctgtcaaggccatccaggagttcctagggatggtgaattactacaggaggttcatccctgaGACCGCACAccccatggcccccctgacggagatcctgaaaggCAAACCGAAATCCTTAGTGTgtggacccagccagcagcaggccttgtccctgacgaaggccgccctcgccgaggcaaccgccttggcccaccaggaccccagtgctCCCCTCCAACTGACAATGGACGCCAGCAGCATCGCATGcggagccgtcctggagcagattgTCGacggcgcccccccccccaccagccCATTgcattcttcagcaaaaagttcaaccccgcggaggcccgctacagcacctttgacagggaactctgcacagtATACCGGGCAgtccagcacttcaagttcctcctggagg agttcacctgctcagtcAAATACCCCCCCCGGCAGTAAGAActctgtagcagacgccctctccagaattgagctcaatgcggtgcagcttgtgatcaactacgaggacctcacctgggagcaggccaccgacccagagactccagcctaccgcaccgccatcatgtccctgaagtggagggatgtGTCCCTCGCCCCCGTCACcaccaggtattcgacgtcatccatgggatctcccacccctccggcaggacgacagccaagctgctga